The Pantoea eucalypti sequence GCCGGCCCGGCTGACGCGGAGTTACTCGCGTATGATGCGCCGGACCTGGATCTCTACCATCCGTGGGAGATTGACGCCGACCGCGCCATTGAACTGGCGGCACAGGCGGAGCAGGCGTCGCTGCGTGCAGACAAGCGTATTACGAACACCGAAGGGGGCAGTTTCAATAGCCACGTCGGCATCAAAGTCTTTGGCAACAGCCACGGTATGTTGCAGAGCTACTGCTCAAGCCGCCACTCGCTCTCCAGCAGCGTCATTGCCGAGCAGGATGGCAATATGGAGCGTGATTACGCTTATACCATTGGCCGTGCGTTTGAGGATCTGAAAAGCCCGGAGTGGGTGGGTGCAGAGTGCGCACGCCGTACGCTCTCCCGTCTGGCTCCGCGTAAACTGCCGACCATGAAAGCCCCGGTGATTTTTGCTTCTGAAGTGGCGACCGGCTTGTTTGGTCATCTGGTGGGCGCGATCAGCGGTGGCAGCGTGTACCGTAAATCGACCTTCCTGCTGGATTCCATGGGGCAGCAGATCCTGCCGGAGTGGCTCACTATTAATGAGCAGCCGCATCTGCTGAAAGGGCTCGCCTCCACGCCATTCGACAGCGAAGGGGTGCGGACTCAGGCGCGCGACATCATCAAAGATGGTGTGCTGCAGACCTGGCTGTTGACCAGCTATTCAGCCCGTAAACTGGGCCTGACCAGCACCGGTCATGCTGGTGGCATCCATAACTGGCGCATTGCGGGCCAGGGCCACAGCTTTGACGAACTGCTGAAGCAGATGGGCACCGGATTAGTGGTGACTGAACTGATGGGCCAGGGCGTCAGCGCCATTACTGGGGACTACTCACGCGGTGCAGCCGGTTTCTGGGTCGAGAATGGCGTTATTCAGTACCCGGTCAGCGAAGTCACTATCGCCGGAAATCTCAAAGAGATGTGGCGCAACATGGTGACCATTGGTGACGATATTGAAACCCGCAGTAATATCCAGTGCGGTTCCGTGTTACTGCCTGAGATGAAAATAGCGGGACAATAAGATGGATTTCTGAAGCAGCCTGCAGGCTGCTTTTTTTTCATCACAATAAAAAGGAAATAATGATGCGTAAGCATGTGATTGCAATGTTGTCGGCTTCTCTGTTGTTCTCCAGCGTCAGCCTCTATGCGGCGGATCTGGAAAAGGATATGGACACGCTGAATGCGAACCTGAAAATCGTCAAGAAAAGTGACAATGCTCAGGAGATGCAGCAGGCGTTAACCAAAATGCGTGCCGCGGCGCAGGATGCCAAAAAATCAACGCCGGATAAGCTGGAAGGTCAGCCTGCTGACAGCGCGCAGGTCAAAGATTATCAGGCGGGCCTCGATTCGCTGATTGCGCAGATCGACGTGGTCAGTGCACTGGCGAAAGCCAACAACGTGGATGGCGCTAAGCGCGAAGCTGCTAAATTTGATGACATCCGCAATACCAACCATAAGAAATTCCGTTAATCAGATCGCCGGTCACCCTGACCGGCGATTTTTACCATCACTTCTGCTTATTACCGCGCCGTAAAGCCTCTTGCAACGCGCCTGTCGCCGCACAACATCGTCGTCTTTACCTGTTAAAACCCGCATTTTGCGCATTATGCGACGCCTGTCGCACTAAGCGTGCAGGCTGCGATCTGACGCACAACCTTCACGTCAATTTCCACTTACTGCTGGAAATGTTGCCTCTCCACAGTCGGGGTGATGACCGTTAATTTATTTTTAACGCGAATTATCCGATTTAACAGGAGTAGCAAGGTGAGCAATAAGGGCGTCCCGGTGTATGAAGCGTCACCGGAGAAAGTGCAGCAACTGGCTGACAGCGTAATGACGCAGATTGCGGCGCTCTATCAGCAGCATGGCATTCAGCCCAACGCGGTCCAGCAGCAGATGCTGCAATCCCATGTCGGCGCCATGGCGTCACGCTCGCTGAGCGGAGAGCCGCTGCCGGACGTGGAAGCGGAGCTGTTTGAAGATATTCCACCGGAAACCGTGGCACTGGCGCAGCAGGTGGTCGATCTGTTTGGCAATCTGCCCCGGGAAGAGGCCTGGCTGCTGTCAGTGCATATTGAAGTCGCGCGATCCAACAACTAGAGAGGAAGACAACATGGTAACAGTAG is a genomic window containing:
- a CDS encoding glycine dehydrogenase, which translates into the protein MSNKGVPVYEASPEKVQQLADSVMTQIAALYQQHGIQPNAVQQQMLQSHVGAMASRSLSGEPLPDVEAELFEDIPPETVALAQQVVDLFGNLPREEAWLLSVHIEVARSNN
- the cybC gene encoding cytochrome b562 — translated: MRKHVIAMLSASLLFSSVSLYAADLEKDMDTLNANLKIVKKSDNAQEMQQALTKMRAAAQDAKKSTPDKLEGQPADSAQVKDYQAGLDSLIAQIDVVSALAKANNVDGAKREAAKFDDIRNTNHKKFR
- the pmbA gene encoding metalloprotease PmbA, with the protein product MNVSTQVAEQRKVLEQAIAQALELAKASTDSAEVAVSKTTGIGVSTRYGEVENVEFNSDGALGITVYHQNRKGSASSTDLSPDAIKRTVQAAIDIARYTSPDPFAGPADAELLAYDAPDLDLYHPWEIDADRAIELAAQAEQASLRADKRITNTEGGSFNSHVGIKVFGNSHGMLQSYCSSRHSLSSSVIAEQDGNMERDYAYTIGRAFEDLKSPEWVGAECARRTLSRLAPRKLPTMKAPVIFASEVATGLFGHLVGAISGGSVYRKSTFLLDSMGQQILPEWLTINEQPHLLKGLASTPFDSEGVRTQARDIIKDGVLQTWLLTSYSARKLGLTSTGHAGGIHNWRIAGQGHSFDELLKQMGTGLVVTELMGQGVSAITGDYSRGAAGFWVENGVIQYPVSEVTIAGNLKEMWRNMVTIGDDIETRSNIQCGSVLLPEMKIAGQ